One Paenibacillus sp. FSL H7-0737 DNA segment encodes these proteins:
- a CDS encoding sensor histidine kinase, producing MERKKFRFRKVVNDIPLNYKFSLIYIIGVLLPIIIINLVFLDRISDLIKSREQQNLEISLERARKDIQDFIEGGVAVSYTLSSDKNLYELLERRYGNMIEFYDTFDEQLRDRMNSYMPVNNQLERITVFTNNDSIVSGSNYQVITDKVRESEWYKQFSAANKHMFLAAYQMSSAPNVASNAPYLSVIERMDVYSSLNTYEKLLRIDLDISKIYDIIIREKDYLSLYLVNGQDEIIMSAQSGYQRGTKDPYPVFELQDDERKEDIHIVPVGGASYIKSWRIIGVTQGERIAQAILEIRIYAGILASIVTLLTTAFLYVMLRSYNYRVKRLSRHMQKVTNEKFDLIQIDEGQDEIGDLIHNFNRMTTKINSLINDVYKLEIQKNNLEMERVRAELNFLQSQMNPHFLFNTLNAILVVCTKNNYSDVTDIIKSLSKLLRRLLSWKEDLVTLEEEMTFIEMYLKIEKFRFRDKFDYQFEIDEQSLQYKIPKLSMQPLVENSCKHGLQAIEGLGIIKVKTEIEDSRLQVTISDNGKGIEPSQLKEILFNVQNEEASSGTNIGIRNVYRRLELYYEDQVRFEISSVPNEGTVVTFGIPLKLLERKNS from the coding sequence ATGGAGAGAAAAAAATTCAGATTTCGAAAAGTAGTCAATGACATTCCACTGAACTATAAATTTTCCCTCATTTATATTATTGGTGTGCTTCTCCCTATCATTATTATCAACCTTGTTTTTTTGGATCGGATTTCCGATTTGATCAAATCCAGAGAACAGCAAAACTTAGAAATCTCTTTAGAGAGGGCCAGAAAGGATATTCAGGATTTCATTGAGGGTGGAGTAGCAGTTAGCTATACGCTGTCCTCCGATAAGAATCTGTATGAATTGCTAGAGCGGAGGTATGGGAACATGATTGAATTTTATGACACCTTCGACGAACAGCTTCGAGATCGGATGAACAGTTATATGCCAGTTAACAATCAGCTTGAACGAATTACTGTATTTACGAATAATGACTCTATTGTTTCCGGGAGTAACTATCAGGTCATCACGGACAAGGTAAGGGAGAGTGAGTGGTATAAGCAGTTCAGTGCTGCGAATAAACATATGTTTCTTGCTGCTTATCAAATGAGCTCAGCGCCTAATGTGGCTTCTAATGCCCCGTATTTAAGTGTAATTGAACGAATGGATGTATACAGCTCACTGAATACCTATGAGAAGCTGCTTAGAATTGACCTGGATATCAGTAAAATATATGACATTATAATTAGAGAAAAGGATTATTTGAGTCTTTACCTGGTTAACGGACAGGATGAAATCATTATGTCTGCTCAGAGCGGGTATCAGAGAGGTACGAAGGATCCTTATCCTGTATTCGAGCTTCAGGATGATGAGCGCAAGGAAGACATACATATTGTACCCGTTGGCGGGGCTAGTTATATAAAAAGCTGGCGAATTATAGGGGTTACGCAGGGGGAGCGTATTGCTCAGGCCATTCTGGAGATTCGAATTTATGCGGGTATTTTGGCGTCCATTGTCACCTTGCTCACAACCGCCTTTCTATATGTGATGTTAAGATCCTACAATTATCGGGTGAAACGTTTGTCTAGGCATATGCAGAAAGTAACGAATGAGAAATTCGATCTTATTCAAATCGATGAAGGACAAGATGAGATTGGTGACTTGATTCATAACTTTAATAGAATGACCACTAAAATTAATTCTCTAATTAACGATGTATACAAACTAGAGATTCAAAAGAATAATCTGGAGATGGAAAGAGTAAGGGCTGAACTGAATTTTTTGCAAAGTCAGATGAATCCCCATTTTCTCTTCAATACTTTAAATGCCATTTTAGTGGTCTGTACCAAAAATAATTATTCAGACGTTACAGACATCATTAAGAGTTTATCCAAGTTGCTCAGAAGACTACTTAGCTGGAAAGAAGATCTCGTTACATTGGAAGAAGAAATGACGTTCATTGAGATGTATCTGAAAATAGAAAAATTCCGGTTCAGAGATAAATTTGATTATCAATTTGAGATCGATGAGCAGTCGCTGCAATATAAAATTCCAAAGCTAAGCATGCAGCCTTTAGTAGAAAACTCCTGTAAGCATGGTCTGCAGGCCATAGAAGGACTCGGTATCATTAAAGTAAAGACGGAAATCGAGGATAGTCGTTTGCAAGTTACAATTTCAGATAACGGTAAAGGGATCGAACCAAGCCAGCTTAAAGAAATTTTATTTAATGTTCAAAATGAAGAAGCCTCCTCAGGAACGAATATCGGAATCCGCAACGTGTATCGCAGACTGGAGCTATATTATGAAGATCAGGTTCGCTTTGAAATCAGCAGTGTCCCGAATGAAGGGACTGTTGTCACGTTTGGCATTCCGCTAAAGCTCCTGGAACGAAAAAATAGCTAG
- a CDS encoding response regulator transcription factor — translation MLKVLIVDDEPWVLEGLRTMINWEKYGFEVCAEAHNGSEALRLIQEYKPELVLTDINMPVINGLELIAKLNEVMTKPPKFVVLTGYDDFKYARTALQQRVNDYLLKPIDDDEIESLLSRITPMIQNEIASNEELDKKQFFIVNNIINRLIQGECNENLELLTQSTLKLQANAELMCILLEPATSLNPFLPRTVDYFPQESIHFFQDRSGRTGIILESASIGNESLDAIVNQIRSDFAEQSHEPVLLAISTRGVGVCSIREIYMQALDVWKRKTHQQKKGVFHYCELRALKKNEHHEDHFKLLLDKVLANDIEQIQPCVKETFAFFVENLLTIEIVQAQVAHLELTICTLIAQMNGTPDTMMIKIQQEYGNLGELNDYFALSRYVQSLCMLATAYLSELEQQNEQNTIYKVIQYVDREFRNKLKLQDLARQFHINSTYLGQLFRKQTGQGFSEYLNAKRIEEAKSLLKRTQLKISDIAVQVGFSNTDYFIDKFKLIVGVVPSVYKNENKNQ, via the coding sequence ATGCTGAAGGTTCTGATCGTGGATGATGAGCCCTGGGTGCTTGAAGGGCTGAGAACGATGATTAACTGGGAAAAATATGGCTTTGAAGTGTGCGCGGAAGCCCATAATGGCTCAGAAGCATTGAGACTTATACAAGAATATAAACCGGAATTGGTCCTAACGGACATTAATATGCCGGTTATTAACGGTCTCGAGCTTATCGCAAAATTGAATGAAGTGATGACAAAGCCTCCGAAATTTGTGGTATTGACTGGGTATGATGACTTTAAATATGCACGTACGGCATTGCAGCAACGAGTGAATGACTATTTATTAAAACCTATTGATGATGATGAAATAGAGTCCTTATTAAGCAGGATTACGCCTATGATTCAAAATGAAATCGCTTCCAACGAGGAGCTTGATAAGAAGCAATTTTTTATCGTAAACAATATTATCAACCGTCTAATTCAAGGTGAGTGCAACGAAAATTTAGAGCTTCTAACCCAGAGCACGTTGAAGCTTCAAGCGAATGCAGAATTAATGTGTATTCTTCTCGAACCAGCCACATCTTTGAATCCATTTCTTCCACGAACCGTCGATTACTTTCCTCAGGAAAGTATACATTTCTTTCAAGATCGATCGGGAAGAACAGGGATCATTCTTGAGTCTGCTTCTATTGGGAATGAGAGTCTGGACGCTATCGTCAACCAGATTCGTTCGGATTTCGCTGAACAATCACATGAGCCGGTACTCCTGGCGATTAGTACTAGGGGGGTAGGCGTGTGTTCGATTCGAGAAATCTATATGCAGGCGCTTGATGTATGGAAACGCAAGACACATCAGCAGAAGAAGGGGGTTTTTCATTATTGTGAGCTTAGGGCTCTAAAGAAGAATGAACACCATGAGGATCACTTCAAACTGCTGCTGGATAAGGTTCTGGCAAACGATATAGAACAGATACAGCCATGTGTAAAAGAAACGTTTGCTTTTTTCGTAGAGAATCTATTGACGATTGAAATCGTGCAAGCCCAAGTGGCTCATTTGGAGCTTACAATTTGTACACTTATAGCCCAAATGAATGGTACTCCAGATACGATGATGATAAAGATTCAGCAAGAATATGGAAATTTAGGGGAGTTAAATGATTATTTTGCATTAAGCCGCTATGTTCAAAGTCTATGTATGCTGGCGACGGCCTATTTATCTGAATTAGAGCAGCAGAATGAACAAAATACGATTTACAAGGTGATTCAGTATGTGGATCGTGAATTTCGGAATAAATTGAAGCTTCAGGATTTAGCGCGGCAATTTCATATCAATTCTACCTATTTGGGACAGCTTTTCAGGAAACAAACGGGTCAGGGCTTTAGTGAATATTTAAATGCCAAAAGGATTGAGGAAGCCAAAAGTCTGCTTAAGCGAACGCAGCTGAAAATATCGGATATTGCGGTGCAGGTGGGATTTTCAAATACAGACTATTTTATAGACAAGTTCAAGCTGATTGTAGGGGTAGTCCCATCCGTCTATAAAAATGAAAATAAAAACCAATAG
- a CDS encoding bifunctional transcriptional activator/DNA repair enzyme AdaA, protein MITNKQQIDKYYEMLVEKNSNYEGVFFVGVKTTGILCRPTCPAKKPYKENCEFFATAKEALLASYRPCKRCQPLSNPTKMSSEVKLLVEAIERNPERKWTDKDFDELSISANTARRQFKKQFGMTFIEYARSRRLGLAFKHIRNGDSIINVQLDSGYDSSNGFRDAFSRTMGTVPNHSKQIKVLYCTWIETILGSMLAIAEEECLLLLEFVDRKGLENEIKKLRTRLNATILPEKVPVLEQIEEELTLYFEGELTVFKSPIRYLGSDFQQKVWNELRRIPVGQTVSYKELAENINEPSACRAVARANGANQLSILVPCHRVFNSNGELGGYGGGIARKEWLINHENSLSSKVAY, encoded by the coding sequence ATGATCACGAATAAACAGCAAATCGATAAATATTATGAGATGTTAGTCGAAAAAAACTCCAATTATGAAGGTGTATTTTTTGTCGGCGTAAAAACAACAGGCATCTTGTGCAGGCCAACTTGTCCGGCTAAAAAGCCATATAAAGAAAACTGTGAGTTTTTCGCAACAGCCAAAGAAGCCTTGTTAGCTTCATATCGACCGTGTAAAAGATGCCAGCCTTTGTCCAATCCCACGAAAATGTCCTCAGAAGTAAAGCTTCTTGTTGAAGCTATAGAGCGTAATCCGGAAAGGAAATGGACAGATAAAGATTTTGATGAGCTGTCGATTAGTGCAAATACTGCACGCAGACAATTTAAGAAGCAATTCGGAATGACCTTTATTGAATATGCACGTTCTAGACGTTTAGGGCTGGCATTCAAGCACATCAGGAATGGGGATTCTATCATAAACGTACAACTGGACAGCGGGTATGATTCGAGTAATGGGTTTAGGGATGCTTTTTCAAGAACGATGGGAACGGTCCCGAATCACTCTAAGCAGATTAAAGTGCTCTACTGTACCTGGATAGAAACGATATTAGGGTCTATGCTTGCGATCGCAGAGGAAGAGTGCCTTTTACTGCTGGAATTTGTGGATCGAAAGGGACTTGAGAACGAAATTAAGAAATTACGTACTCGCTTGAATGCAACTATTTTGCCTGAAAAAGTACCGGTGCTAGAGCAAATTGAAGAGGAATTAACTCTTTATTTCGAAGGGGAACTTACGGTGTTTAAATCACCGATTCGTTATTTAGGTTCTGATTTTCAGCAAAAGGTATGGAATGAACTTCGAAGAATTCCTGTAGGCCAGACGGTCTCTTACAAGGAGCTTGCAGAGAACATAAACGAACCTTCGGCTTGTCGAGCTGTAGCCAGAGCTAATGGAGCGAATCAATTATCGATCTTGGTTCCGTGTCATCGCGTGTTCAATAGTAATGGTGAATTAGGGGGCTATGGCGGCGGCATTGCAAGAAAAGAATGGTTAATCAATCACGAGAACAGCCTTAGTTCGAAGGTAGCTTATTAA
- a CDS encoding isocitrate lyase/PEP mutase family protein, producing the protein MNRNDYDYFKSLHDQKDPLMLYNCWDVASAKAIEKAGSKAIATSSFAMADSWGYSDGEQLSFEQLLWAVTRIAEHVSVPLTVDIEGGYAVNEESLANNIEQLFQLDICGINFEDQKVNHPDDELWAIEEQIHRIRTIQQVAAKLQKKVFINARTDLFFKNGKHSLDLVNEAIERTCAYAAAGADGIFIPGLTDRNLIEYFVQQSPLPVNAMVMDGMISNAELQELGVKRISYGPYSYFQALHHLQDDTRSILQPPAHYLEMS; encoded by the coding sequence ATGAACAGAAATGACTATGACTATTTTAAGTCTTTGCACGATCAAAAAGATCCGCTAATGCTATATAACTGCTGGGATGTAGCTTCGGCTAAAGCGATAGAAAAAGCCGGTTCAAAGGCTATAGCCACAAGCAGCTTCGCTATGGCGGATTCATGGGGGTATTCGGATGGTGAACAGCTCTCATTTGAGCAGCTACTGTGGGCTGTTACGAGAATAGCAGAACATGTATCTGTGCCATTGACGGTAGATATTGAAGGTGGGTATGCTGTAAATGAAGAGTCCTTAGCCAATAACATAGAACAATTATTCCAGCTAGACATCTGTGGGATTAATTTTGAGGATCAAAAGGTGAATCATCCGGACGATGAATTATGGGCAATCGAGGAACAAATTCATCGTATTCGAACTATACAGCAAGTGGCAGCCAAACTTCAGAAGAAGGTGTTTATTAACGCCAGAACCGATCTCTTTTTCAAAAATGGGAAGCATTCTTTGGATTTAGTGAATGAAGCAATTGAGCGTACCTGTGCTTACGCTGCTGCTGGAGCGGATGGAATTTTTATACCAGGACTCACCGATCGAAACTTGATTGAATATTTTGTGCAGCAGTCGCCACTGCCTGTAAATGCTATGGTGATGGATGGTATGATTTCAAATGCTGAATTGCAGGAGCTTGGCGTAAAAAGAATTAGCTATGGTCCATATAGTTACTTTCAAGCACTGCATCATCTTCAAGACGATACCCGGTCCATTCTGCAGCCACCCGCACATTATTTAGAAATGAGCTAA
- a CDS encoding EamA family transporter produces the protein MKLLKYALLVFIGACSYGSLSTIVKLGMNDGFRMQQLVGSQYFFGWCMLLLLVVLFSRKKLGLKVGASLLGAGITISMTGIFYGFAVEQLPASIAIVLLFQFTWIGVILEAVVDRKWPSREKIISMVILLIGTILAGGILEPSVGEMTTSGIVFGLMSAVSFAFYIFVSGRVATQVPAVNKSLYMTTSAMIIIMVVFSPSFIYDGALTDGLWKYGLPLGLLGIVIPVLFFSIGVPKLGSGLGTILGAAELPAAVVASVLVLQEEVSLLRWVGIFVVLIGIAAPQIIPMRTGKKSPKPSSKPSLRKVEL, from the coding sequence ATGAAGTTACTCAAATATGCTTTACTAGTATTTATAGGAGCATGTAGTTATGGATCGCTGTCTACGATCGTCAAGCTTGGAATGAACGATGGATTTAGAATGCAGCAACTGGTCGGGTCGCAATACTTTTTTGGATGGTGCATGCTGCTCTTGTTAGTTGTTTTATTTTCCCGAAAAAAACTCGGATTAAAGGTAGGTGCTTCGTTATTAGGCGCGGGGATTACCATTAGTATGACAGGTATTTTCTATGGGTTTGCCGTTGAACAATTACCTGCTTCGATTGCGATCGTTCTCTTATTCCAATTTACTTGGATTGGTGTGATTCTGGAGGCTGTTGTAGATAGAAAATGGCCTAGTCGAGAGAAAATAATTTCAATGGTTATCCTTCTGATAGGAACCATATTAGCTGGGGGGATTCTAGAACCTAGTGTAGGCGAAATGACTACGAGTGGTATTGTTTTCGGTTTGATGTCTGCGGTGTCGTTTGCCTTTTATATTTTTGTTAGTGGAAGAGTAGCTACTCAGGTACCTGCTGTGAATAAAAGCTTGTATATGACTACAAGTGCAATGATTATTATTATGGTTGTTTTTTCCCCTTCCTTTATTTATGACGGAGCACTTACAGATGGACTTTGGAAGTATGGTCTTCCTTTAGGGTTGCTTGGTATAGTTATTCCTGTGCTTTTCTTTTCTATTGGTGTTCCGAAACTGGGATCAGGTCTGGGAACGATTCTTGGTGCGGCGGAGTTGCCGGCAGCTGTTGTAGCCTCCGTGTTAGTCCTGCAAGAAGAAGTATCCCTACTTCGCTGGGTTGGAATTTTCGTTGTTCTGATCGGAATTGCTGCACCACAAATCATACCGATGCGAACAGGGAAAAAGTCACCTAAACCTTCCTCCAAACCATCACTCCGTAAGGTAGAACTTTAA
- a CDS encoding copper amine oxidase N-terminal domain-containing protein: MKKLWISILVVLVVFPMMFQSSVKAATPISIIIDGVRLSTDQAPVMVNGRTMVPLRAIFEAFNATIKWNQKAQTVTATKDDTTIMLKIGSKTATINNKAVTLDVPGLNLKGRTMVPTRFVSEALGHEVGWNPKTQVVTITTSASNVGNAGPVSNVVAQDVSDFGDGRDLQVSFTRAANESLVDHYRVLIVKSGNILNLSSAQTITSYNYSTVLPTGTNPSIQLTSASRTVDGDSIKSNQAYVAYVLTVGKGSNASALSSGSSTMTLVNKTVAAINNVQVNDISDYGDGRDLSVSFNKLSDESKVSSYRIFVVKATNYSNFNLATANNVTSANYTLVSKTGNNITQILSSGARDVDGALVKTGVSYRVFVMAIDSSNAANNVLSSVSSAITLSNIGVSNLSVSDVNNYNDGRDLRVSFTHATDETYISQYRILVVPTSYYSSFSLAEANNISSAYYTAVSTTGTTTNQVLTSSTRDVRGALIKNGVNYKVYILSIGSSNTGNVLSSSSSVITLLNDSSVSIVSNLSVSDVNDYGDGRDLRVSFTHPTDETYISQYRIMVVPTSYYSSFSLAEANNVSSSNYTSVSTSGSSTSQVLNSSTRDVLGASIKNGTSYRVYVLSIGSGIYWDSNVLSSASSVITLLNDSSVKAVTNLSVSDVNDYGDGRDLKVSFSHATDETYISQYRIMVVPTSYYSSFSLSEANNVSSSNYTSVSTSGNSTSQVLESSARDVRGNLIKDGTSYKVYVLSVGSGNYAGPNALSWESSVITLSTTKSPVSSVTNVTYKEENGRILISFVKSANESNISEYRVLVVPSKQGFGSADAIEVRSSYYTSVTPNGTNPSIFTATRDVNGDSIVKGVKYKVYVLAVANNSGVQNGGLSNSTEEFEI; the protein is encoded by the coding sequence GTGAAGAAGTTATGGATTTCAATTTTAGTAGTTTTAGTAGTCTTTCCGATGATGTTTCAATCCTCTGTAAAGGCTGCTACTCCGATCAGTATTATTATTGATGGGGTTCGATTGTCTACAGATCAAGCACCGGTGATGGTGAATGGACGGACGATGGTGCCGCTGCGGGCTATTTTTGAAGCCTTTAATGCCACCATCAAGTGGAATCAAAAAGCACAAACTGTAACTGCAACTAAAGATGATACAACGATTATGTTAAAGATTGGCTCAAAGACCGCCACCATTAACAATAAGGCTGTAACTCTAGACGTGCCTGGTTTGAATCTGAAGGGGAGAACGATGGTCCCAACAAGGTTCGTCAGTGAAGCACTGGGCCATGAAGTAGGATGGAACCCCAAGACGCAAGTTGTAACTATAACAACTTCAGCCTCTAACGTTGGAAATGCAGGCCCAGTATCCAACGTAGTAGCGCAGGATGTGAGTGATTTCGGTGATGGTCGTGATCTTCAGGTTAGTTTCACTCGAGCGGCAAATGAGTCACTAGTGGATCATTACCGTGTTTTGATTGTGAAATCAGGGAATATTCTCAACTTGTCGTCCGCACAAACGATAACCTCTTACAATTATTCTACGGTATTACCAACAGGTACTAATCCTTCGATTCAATTGACTTCTGCTTCGAGGACTGTTGATGGTGATTCAATTAAGAGTAATCAAGCGTATGTGGCTTATGTCTTGACGGTTGGCAAAGGAAGTAATGCCAGTGCACTTTCTAGTGGATCCTCCACTATGACTCTAGTGAATAAGACTGTAGCGGCAATAAATAATGTACAAGTAAATGATATAAGCGATTATGGGGATGGAAGAGATTTATCGGTAAGCTTCAATAAGCTGTCAGATGAGTCGAAGGTAAGTTCTTATCGGATATTTGTTGTCAAAGCTACTAATTATTCGAATTTTAATTTAGCTACAGCAAATAATGTGACCAGTGCTAATTACACGTTAGTCAGCAAGACCGGTAATAATATCACGCAAATTTTATCTTCAGGAGCCAGAGATGTGGACGGAGCTCTTGTTAAAACTGGCGTGAGCTACAGAGTGTTTGTCATGGCAATTGATAGCAGTAATGCAGCAAATAATGTGTTGTCTTCTGTTTCATCTGCAATTACGCTGTCCAACATAGGGGTTTCTAACTTAAGTGTTAGCGACGTTAACAACTATAATGATGGCCGAGATTTGAGGGTATCATTTACTCATGCGACGGACGAAACCTATATTAGCCAGTATCGTATCCTGGTAGTTCCGACGTCATATTACAGTAGCTTTAGTTTAGCTGAAGCCAATAATATATCCAGTGCCTACTATACAGCAGTGAGTACAACAGGTACTACAACCAATCAAGTATTGACTTCATCAACCAGAGATGTACGTGGAGCTTTGATAAAGAATGGAGTCAACTATAAAGTATATATTTTATCTATTGGAAGCAGTAATACTGGCAATGTGCTTTCGTCATCTTCATCGGTCATTACGTTGTTGAATGATTCTAGTGTGAGTATCGTCTCAAACTTGAGTGTCAGTGACGTTAACGACTATGGTGATGGCCGAGATTTGAGAGTGTCCTTCACTCATCCGACGGACGAAACCTATATTAGCCAGTATCGGATTATGGTAGTACCCACATCCTATTACAGCAGCTTTAGTTTAGCTGAAGCGAATAATGTATCAAGTAGCAACTATACATCGGTGAGTACATCTGGATCTTCTACCAGTCAAGTATTGAATTCGTCAACTAGAGACGTTCTCGGAGCTTCGATAAAGAATGGAACTAGCTATAGAGTATATGTGTTATCCATCGGAAGCGGGATTTATTGGGATTCGAATGTGCTCTCCTCCGCTTCATCGGTCATTACTTTGTTGAATGATTCTAGCGTAAAAGCCGTTACAAACTTGAGTGTCAGCGATGTAAATGACTATGGTGATGGACGGGATTTAAAGGTGTCGTTTAGCCATGCCACAGATGAAACGTACATTAGCCAATACCGGATTATGGTGGTGCCTACGTCCTATTACAGCAGCTTTAGCCTATCCGAAGCGAATAATGTATCCAGTTCTAACTACACTTCGGTAAGTACATCAGGTAACAGTACCAGTCAAGTATTAGAATCCTCAGCCAGAGACGTACGAGGCAATTTGATAAAGGATGGAACCAGCTATAAAGTGTATGTGTTATCTGTCGGTAGTGGGAATTATGCCGGTCCAAATGCTTTGTCCTGGGAGTCATCGGTTATTACGTTGTCTACGACTAAGAGCCCAGTGAGCTCTGTAACCAATGTAACGTATAAAGAGGAGAATGGGAGAATCCTGATTAGTTTCGTAAAATCAGCCAATGAGTCCAATATTTCAGAATATCGAGTATTGGTGGTTCCTTCCAAACAAGGGTTTGGTTCTGCGGATGCTATTGAGGTGAGATCTTCGTATTATACGTCTGTAACCCCTAACGGGACGAATCCTTCAATATTCACTGCGACAAGGGATGTAAACGGAGATTCAATTGTTAAAGGTGTCAAATATAAGGTGTATGTTCTTGCTGTAGCCAATAATAGTGGTGTACAGAATGGTGGTCTTTCAAATTCAACAGAAGAGTTTGAAATATAA
- a CDS encoding iron ABC transporter permease codes for MNGKSSKEASSGMTWRIIGIFGGGLAVLFVLSILSLGFGEAKIPAATVLKGLLNRQDVMEHNLLWDIRMPRTVIGLLAGAALAAAGALLQTITKNPLASSDTLGINAGAYFMVVLGMVTFPALQHEFPFLLAVAGGLFAALAAYLLSGGKGATPVRLALSGMIVSMVLGAFTSALHIFNKNETQNLFLWGSGSLIQLDWDGVKYAWPFVIPLLIAAMLAGRQFDALELDESTARSLGQRVGLARGLGLGLSVLLAAVVVSVVGPIGFVGLVAPHLVRLSGIRKHHLLIPASALWGALLITAADTLARMVRSSVGEMPVGAVMAIIGAPWLIWLVLTKMKNISGSGSGQSSMNIGGTALRMRFVPAVITMTVLLVAVILVSLSLGGTRIPISELLSSLIHSGDGSYSVLLNLRLPRTLVAAGGGIALAISGVLIQSAVRNPLADASIIGVTSGAGLGALTVMVAFPALTVLAVPIAAIAGGALAAAFVFVMAWRRALNPSVLILLGIAVSAIASAGIQVMIVKGSLWSSSSLIWLTGSTYGRSWNQFNSLFIFLIVLVPFAYYLGRRFDLLAFGDESSTGLGLPVRGTRLWAMIIGVMLAAGAVASVGTIGFLGLMAPHAVRMMIGHHTRRSIVLSGLLGGLMLVIADTLGRTIMAPKEIPSGLIIMLIGAPYFLFLMYRSQARKV; via the coding sequence ATGAACGGGAAGAGCAGCAAAGAAGCCTCAAGCGGAATGACTTGGCGAATCATTGGAATATTTGGGGGCGGCCTTGCCGTCCTCTTTGTTCTGTCCATTCTAAGCCTAGGCTTCGGGGAAGCCAAAATTCCTGCAGCTACGGTATTGAAGGGATTGCTAAATCGCCAGGATGTGATGGAACATAATCTGCTATGGGATATCCGGATGCCGCGTACGGTGATTGGCCTACTGGCTGGGGCCGCTCTAGCTGCGGCTGGAGCATTATTGCAAACGATAACGAAGAATCCGCTTGCTTCCTCAGATACATTGGGGATTAATGCTGGAGCTTATTTTATGGTTGTCCTAGGTATGGTTACTTTTCCAGCTTTGCAGCATGAATTCCCATTTTTGCTTGCAGTAGCAGGGGGGCTGTTTGCTGCACTGGCTGCCTATTTGTTGAGTGGTGGTAAGGGGGCCACACCTGTCCGATTAGCTTTGTCAGGTATGATCGTGTCTATGGTTCTCGGCGCGTTTACATCGGCCCTACATATTTTTAACAAGAACGAAACGCAAAACCTATTTTTATGGGGCTCCGGCTCACTGATTCAGCTAGATTGGGACGGTGTTAAGTATGCCTGGCCTTTTGTTATTCCATTGCTAATAGCAGCTATGCTCGCAGGTAGGCAGTTTGACGCGTTGGAGCTTGATGAGTCCACTGCTCGTTCACTCGGGCAACGTGTTGGATTGGCACGGGGGTTAGGTCTAGGTTTATCTGTATTGTTGGCTGCGGTCGTGGTCAGCGTGGTCGGTCCGATCGGATTTGTCGGTCTGGTGGCTCCTCATCTGGTTCGGCTTAGCGGTATTCGAAAGCATCACCTGCTCATTCCTGCAAGTGCGCTGTGGGGAGCACTGCTCATTACGGCAGCGGATACGCTTGCGCGTATGGTTCGTAGCAGTGTAGGGGAGATGCCAGTTGGGGCGGTTATGGCGATTATTGGAGCGCCTTGGCTCATATGGCTGGTGCTCACCAAGATGAAAAATATATCGGGTTCAGGCTCAGGTCAGTCATCTATGAATATAGGTGGAACTGCGCTTCGGATGCGCTTTGTTCCGGCGGTGATAACCATGACCGTACTGCTCGTTGCGGTTATCCTTGTGAGTTTGTCACTTGGGGGAACGAGAATACCGATTAGCGAGCTACTGAGCAGTCTTATCCACAGCGGAGATGGATCTTATTCCGTCCTGCTGAATTTACGGCTTCCGCGTACACTCGTTGCGGCTGGAGGCGGTATCGCGCTTGCCATTAGCGGTGTCTTGATTCAAAGCGCTGTCCGAAATCCGCTGGCTGACGCCTCCATTATTGGTGTGACCTCGGGTGCTGGATTGGGGGCGTTAACCGTAATGGTCGCTTTTCCGGCATTGACGGTATTAGCAGTCCCTATTGCAGCAATTGCGGGTGGTGCTTTGGCTGCAGCCTTTGTGTTTGTTATGGCATGGCGTAGAGCCTTGAATCCATCTGTCCTTATCCTGCTTGGAATTGCAGTATCAGCAATTGCCTCTGCGGGAATACAGGTCATGATCGTCAAGGGCAGTTTATGGAGCAGCAGCTCCTTAATTTGGTTAACGGGTTCGACTTACGGGCGAAGCTGGAATCAATTTAATAGCTTGTTTATCTTCCTGATAGTACTCGTTCCTTTTGCTTATTATTTGGGACGTAGATTCGATTTACTAGCATTTGGCGATGAGAGTTCAACAGGTCTGGGCTTACCCGTTCGCGGAACTCGGCTTTGGGCGATGATTATCGGTGTGATGCTTGCAGCAGGAGCCGTTGCAAGTGTAGGAACCATTGGGTTTCTCGGACTTATGGCGCCGCATGCGGTACGGATGATGATTGGGCATCACACGAGACGATCTATTGTTCTGTCAGGATTACTTGGCGGATTGATGCTCGTGATTGCGGATACGCTGGGAAGAACCATAATGGCACCGAAAGAAATCCCATCAGGCCTTATTATTATGTTGATCGGAGCTCCGTATTTCTTGTTCTTGATGTACCGATCTCAGGCTAGAAAAGTGTAA